In one Oscillospiraceae bacterium genomic region, the following are encoded:
- the kal gene encoding 3-aminobutyryl-CoA ammonia lyase has protein sequence MEEKKYTSMIRVRMSSKDAHYGGNLVDGAHMVHLFGDVATELLIKTDGDEGLFCAYNNVEFKAPVYAGDFIEAYGEVTHMGNTSRKMRFEARKVAVPRPDISDSAADFLDEPIVVAIAEGTCVVPKDSQRIKR, from the coding sequence ATGGAAGAGAAGAAGTATACCTCTATGATCCGCGTGCGCATGTCCTCGAAGGATGCCCATTACGGCGGAAACCTGGTGGACGGCGCCCATATGGTGCACCTGTTCGGCGACGTGGCCACCGAGCTGCTGATCAAGACCGACGGGGACGAGGGTCTCTTCTGCGCGTATAACAACGTGGAGTTCAAGGCCCCCGTGTACGCCGGCGACTTTATCGAGGCCTACGGCGAGGTCACCCACATGGGCAACACCTCCCGCAAGATGAGGTTCGAGGCCCGCAAGGTGGCCGTGCCCCGCCCCGACATCAGCGATTCCGCCGCCGATTTCCTGGACGAGCCCATCGTGGTCGCCATCGCCGAGGGCACCTGCGTGGTGCCCAAGGACAGCCAGCGCATCAAGCGGTAA